From Neisseria musculi, the proteins below share one genomic window:
- a CDS encoding TonB family protein yields MKNERILTSATFALVVFLHMGLMVWLWQGRPPKQIEMTTIEFIDLGMFGGGDGQTEGAGAPAPETAPPLKSEPRPEPAKPKEKPKPKPTPAEPPKAELKPVITPKNQADIRQNKETPKPKPVEKTKPEPVEKPVEKPVEKLAEKVAEKPAAAPVEKPAAESDKAAAAGSAREKNGGGDGSGYAKIQGKGSGSGSGEGRGTGSGSGSGSKSGDGHGAGGGSGAGSSRSNPEKGTCALPQPTDKDYPQLSLENGEEGAVNFVIEVSPSNQVMSVKVTKGSGFAGLDRAAVKYIKRKYSCDSKGRWYQFSGRLAYQLQ; encoded by the coding sequence ATGAAAAATGAACGTATCCTAACCTCCGCCACGTTCGCGCTGGTGGTTTTTTTACATATGGGTCTGATGGTTTGGCTGTGGCAGGGCAGGCCGCCGAAGCAGATCGAGATGACGACTATCGAATTCATCGATCTGGGTATGTTTGGCGGCGGCGACGGCCAAACAGAGGGGGCAGGTGCGCCTGCGCCGGAAACGGCTCCTCCGCTGAAATCCGAACCCAGGCCGGAGCCGGCCAAGCCCAAAGAAAAGCCCAAACCCAAGCCCACACCGGCCGAGCCGCCCAAGGCTGAATTGAAGCCCGTCATCACCCCAAAAAACCAAGCCGATATCCGTCAAAACAAAGAAACGCCCAAGCCTAAGCCGGTTGAAAAAACCAAACCGGAGCCGGTGGAAAAGCCCGTAGAAAAACCGGTTGAGAAACTGGCAGAAAAGGTGGCGGAAAAACCTGCCGCCGCTCCGGTTGAAAAACCGGCGGCAGAATCGGACAAAGCCGCAGCGGCAGGCTCCGCCAGAGAGAAAAACGGAGGGGGAGACGGAAGCGGTTATGCCAAAATACAAGGTAAAGGGAGCGGCTCGGGCAGCGGCGAAGGCCGTGGAACGGGCAGCGGCTCGGGCAGCGGCAGCAAAAGCGGCGACGGGCACGGAGCAGGAGGCGGCAGCGGTGCCGGCAGCAGCCGCAGCAATCCCGAAAAAGGAACGTGCGCACTCCCGCAGCCTACGGACAAAGATTACCCGCAATTATCGTTGGAAAACGGAGAAGAAGGCGCGGTAAATTTTGTGATAGAAGTTTCCCCCAGCAACCAAGTGATGAGTGTCAAAGTTACCAAAGGAAGCGGTTTTGCAGGGCTGGAC